ACGGCGCGGACATGGTCTCCTTCAGCGGCGGCAAGGCGATCCGCGCGCCGCAGTCGAGCGGCATCCTGGCCGGACGCAAGGACCTGATCGCGGCGGCGTCTCTCAGCAACAGCCCCAACCAGGGCGTCGGGAGACCCACAAAGGTGTGCCGCGAGGAGATCGTCGGCCTCGTCACCGCCCTTGAGAGCTACGTGAAGCGCGACCACGCCGCGGACATGCGCCGCTGGCGGCAGCTAGACCAGGTGATCATCGACGCGATCAGCGAGATCCCCGGCGTGACCGCCCGAATCGACCAGCACGATTGGACCGCGCCGGTGCCGGAGGTATCGGTGAGCTTCACCCCGGAGTGGCGCGGCCCCAAGCCGCAGGAGGTCGTCGCGGCGCTGGCTGCCGGCGACCCTGAGATCATCGTCGCGCCCGCCAAGCGTCCCGGCGAGGCGTTCTTCATCAACCCACACGGCTTCCTTGACGGCGAGGCGGAGCTAGTGGCGGAGCGCGTGCGCGCGGTGCTGGAGAGGAAGAGGTAATCCGAAGACATCTCTCCGCCTGCCCCAGAATTCCCCGCCGGGGTATGGGGTACAGCCCCGATTCGATGACTCATCGGGGTCCAGAGCGAGGTACGAGGTACGGTCAACAGCCGAGCAGACAGTCACCCTCATCCTTCGGCCAAAGCGCCGAAGACCTCTCCCGTCGATGGAGAGGTAAGAAAGGGACAGGCAGCCACCTAACCCCTGCCGCTCCCTCAGATTCGCTACGCTCTTACGGGACCTGCGACTCGGAGGGAAGGGGTTCTGAGGCAGGCGGCTATGCCGCCTGAACGGGAGTCTGAGGGCGGAGCCCTCAGGGATTTATCCCCTCTCCCCTCTCAGGGGAGAGGGCTAGGGAGAGAGGTAGGGGTCTGGGGCGGAGCCCCAGATTCCTAATTGTTTTTCCCCTTCCGCCGAAGGCAGGAAGGGGTCAGGGGATGGTCCGAGGACATCAGGCAGGTGCGAGTCCCGTTCGCCGCAGACGAGCCTGTCCACGCGCCAGCGACGGCCATTCGGACGCTGCAACGTCGCCCTCTCGCACCATTCCCGTTGTATCATCATAGCTACACAGTACACCCCAGGAGCACCATCCATGCCAATCAAGTTCGGCACAGACGGCTGGAGAGCTATCATTGCCGAGGACTACACCTTCCAGAACGTCCGCTACTGCGCCCAGGCAACGGCCGAGCTCATGAAGGCCCAGGGCAACGGCGACAAGGCGCTCGTCATCGGCTACGACACGCGCTTCGCATCAGAGGACTTTGCGAACGCGGTGGCGGAGGTGGCGGCTGCCAACGGCATCAAGGTGCTCCTCGCCGACCGCGCCTGCCCAACACCTGTGGCCAGCTACAACCTGGTGGCGCGGAAAGCGGCGGCGGGGGTGGTGATCACCGCCAGCCACAACTCCGGCATCTGGAACGGCTACAAGGTGAAGCCCCACTACGGCGGCAGCGCGTCGCCCGAGGTCGTGGCGGAGCTAGAGAAGCTCATCGCTAAGGTGGAGTCCACCGGCAAGGTAAACCGCATCCCCATGGCGGACGCGACTTCGAAGAAGCTCGTCGAGAAGTTCGATCCGGAGCCGCTCTACCTGAGCAACATCGGGAAACTGGTCGACCTGGACGGCATCAAGCGCTCCGGGCTTAAGATTATGGTGGACTCGATGCACGGCGCCGGGTCCGGCTACTTCAAGAAGCTCGTGGCGGGCGGCAAGACGCAGGTTGCGGAGATTCGCGCGGACCGCAACCCGGCCTTCCCCGGCATGGTGCAGCCGGAGCCGCTCGAGCACAACCTGAAGCAGCTCATGGCCGAGGTGCCCGCCCAGAAGGCGAGCGTCGGCGTAGCGACGGACGGGGACGCGGACAGGCTGGGAATCGTGGACGAGAAGGGCAACTTCGTGACGACGCTCCAGGCATTCGCCCTGCTCTGCTACCACCAGCTCGAGGTGCTCAAGAAGCGCGGCCCGCTGGTGCGCTCCATCACGATGACGAGCATGGTGGACCGCCTGGGCCAGATATACGGCGTCCCGGTCTTCGACACGCCCGTCGGCTTCAAGTACCTGGGGCCGATCATGATGAAGGAGGACGCGCTGCTGGCAGGCGAGGAGAGCGGCGGCTACGCCTTCCGCGGCAACATCCCGGAGCGCGACGGCATCCTGAGCGGCCTGATGATCCTGGACCTGATGGTCAAGACCGGCAAGTCGGTGTCGGATCTGCTGAAGGCGCTGAGCGACAAGGTGGGCCCGCACTACTACCACCGCATCGACCTCAAGTTCGACGAGGCCAAGCGCGTGGACATCCTCTCGAAGGTGAAGGCCGCCCAGCCCAGGGCCGTCGCCGGCCGCGCCGTATCGAAGATAGACACGCGCGACGGCTTCCGCTACGTCCTCGACGGCGGCTACTGGTCGCTGGTGCGCTTCTCCGGCACGGAGCCGCTCCTGCGCGTCTACGCGGAGGGGGAATCGCCGGAGCAGGTGACGAAGATGCTGGAGGAGACGCGCGCGCTAGCGGGGGTGTAGGCCTCGCGCGCTACGGCGCCGCGCCCATATCGACGCCAGCAGAAGCGCCAGCGCGAGAGCGGCGAAGGGCGGACCCGATAGGGCCGGCACCGCGCCGAGAATCCCCTGCCCTTTGGCCTCGGGCCCGTCGATCACTTCCACGGTCTCATCTACGTTCACGCTTGCGCCGCCGGCTGCCCTGCGCGCATCGATGATTTAAATAGACTCATTGACCGCGACGTTTCGGCCGGACAGAGCAGTTTGACTGTCTTGAGCGCCGACGCTAACGGTCACCTCTATCAGACGGGCGGGGCCCAGCCGGCTTGCGTCGGTCACTCCAATCGTCTCGGACTGGTTGATCTCGGCGCCCCGCCTGACAATCATCGTGTCCGCTACGCCCACCGATTCGCTCAGCACGATATCGGCCTGTGGGCGCACAACGTTGCCATCGGATACGCCTACCGTCTCGAACACCTCGATCAGCACGTCGTCGCCCTCAGCAACTGCGCGCGACGGGTTGGCCGCGGCCCACAGAGAGACCGCGCCGACCAATAGCGTCACGGCAGCCGTTTTTACAAATCGTCCCACAGGCGACACCTCAGGTACTAGGGGAACGATATCGAGACGCGGACCGTGACGTGCTGGCCCTCAATCAACTCGACCGGAGCCGGCAGCGTAGCCGACGTAAACTCGCGCGATTCCTGGGCCTGGTCAAAAGTGCAACTGTTCGGCGCCACGGTACCGGCGCAAACCCACGCTGTAGTTTGCACGAAGTCGATTACCCCGTCGGTCAAAGCGAACGCCGAGCCATTCAGGACCATAGTCCGCCCCAAATTGCTGTTGCTAACTGTCAGGGTTTCAACGATTTGTGTGCCAGGGGTAGGGACCCCGAGGGTAGGCTCCACGAGAAAACATGCAGACGGCTCGGTCCCTCCGGGCACCTCGACCAAACAAGGTCCACCGCTACCGGTTTCACCAATGGCGACGGCCCACCTCCCCTGGCTCCGGACCCTGCTCAGGACCGCCACGAGATGGCTCGCCCCGGTGTCAGGGTACAGGGCGTTTTCGAACTCGACCACCCTGGCAAGTGTGCCATCAGGGTTCGAGACCTCGATGACCCAGTCGCCGTGCACCTGGATGCCCTCCGCCTGGCCGTCGGACGGCGAGGTGGCGGCAGACCGCTCGGTGGAGGCCAACTCCGCCTCCGACAGTCTGGCGTCGCCGGACGTCACTGCCGCAGCCGCAGGAGCGTCGTCCTGCGCCAAATTCCATGCCGCGCCCGCTATGACCGCCAGCACCGCAACGCCAACAGCGACGGCCCCAGCCCACCTGACCCACCCTCTGGAAAGGTTCAGACCGCGCATCGTAGCCTCCGTTGACAAAGAAGAGTGTTACCACGCGAGAGTGCCGCAAAGGCACCCACTATCGTCGATCTCCGGAAGGAAATATTCAGGAATTCGTCACTGTAAATCCCAAAACGTACGTTCATTGTCCGTATGGCAAGCTGCTTACCGCACCATGAGCGCGTTGATGTACTATTGTCCTCAGCTAATTTTCAGGAGCGTTGCTTTGGCAGAAAACGAGAAGATATACCCGTTCCGCGTCGGCGTTATCGGAGCGGGGTTGAAGGGCTTCGGCCATGCGAACGGATACG
This genomic interval from SAR202 cluster bacterium contains the following:
- a CDS encoding phosphoglucomutase/phosphomannomutase family protein, producing the protein MPIKFGTDGWRAIIAEDYTFQNVRYCAQATAELMKAQGNGDKALVIGYDTRFASEDFANAVAEVAAANGIKVLLADRACPTPVASYNLVARKAAAGVVITASHNSGIWNGYKVKPHYGGSASPEVVAELEKLIAKVESTGKVNRIPMADATSKKLVEKFDPEPLYLSNIGKLVDLDGIKRSGLKIMVDSMHGAGSGYFKKLVAGGKTQVAEIRADRNPAFPGMVQPEPLEHNLKQLMAEVPAQKASVGVATDGDADRLGIVDEKGNFVTTLQAFALLCYHQLEVLKKRGPLVRSITMTSMVDRLGQIYGVPVFDTPVGFKYLGPIMMKEDALLAGEESGGYAFRGNIPERDGILSGLMILDLMVKTGKSVSDLLKALSDKVGPHYYHRIDLKFDEAKRVDILSKVKAAQPRAVAGRAVSKIDTRDGFRYVLDGGYWSLVRFSGTEPLLRVYAEGESPEQVTKMLEETRALAGV